The following proteins are co-located in the Leptodactylus fuscus isolate aLepFus1 chromosome 8, aLepFus1.hap2, whole genome shotgun sequence genome:
- the TTLL4 gene encoding tubulin monoglutamylase TTLL4 isoform X1: MASVEAQLYISDFKGDGHQKLTTTNPGTLKEPKSNSPAAKLSPGWKLKREHAHLARDHQNAYYKFPCPYCVFSEPSRPTTPLTPSPPTGRHSLHDSLERTLVFHRTSKKPSTPSIGPKVESQRNISTRFRYPPIRPFLKSAKSESAMTSSLVDQFHLPSAAGELPDVGIRRPSSVAAKLTSDPSRPALITNSFLRPNSAKVPLHPHIDKKKMPAPPQVGAKSVSWSSAERGDFGQPNRVVPSRHHTGIRVGTAPSANTVEGTANVEETTWHLLENNKGATSPHKGVQLTEAVRRLTGSHLPVRCEAQLEISTKAVCQNEGTCASSAPAQSSLHPGHQIDLAPRSLASEGPDHKGDATICSQQSSAHLVAMEGDVCLLDTSDHLQTLKCEPLTPMAGETNHQGKITVMASEISTIHCNKSCEVVANPLDNTVPNCEQDGAEEELPEGLYDSQEEEEDDEDPAIIQASSATSFTDASRQCTQSMDPVPSDVDLIVRPALTPSLFPNMSPTIYFATQDEKVDLLPWPERKLLKWKISTVTPNIVKQTIARSHFRVTKKNHDWLGCWGHHMKSTGFKAIRGYQKLNHFPGSFQIGRKDRLWRNLSKMQVRHGRKEFNFFPQSFVLPQDFKLLRKAWEEGGTRQKWIIKPPASARGMGIQVIHKWNQLPKKRPLLVQRYLHKPYLISGSKFDLRIYVYVTSYDPLRVYLFTDGLVRFASCKYSSSMKSLSNKFMHLTNYSVNKKNVDYKANTDESACQGHKWALKALWSYLNQKGFSSDKIWEKIKEMVVKTVIASEPYVNSLMKMNVQNPYSCHELFGFDIMLDENLKPWVLEVNISPSLHSNSPLDVKIKGQMIRDLLNLAGFLLPNKDGTCSSVLGKDGRSAETVNEEKTKRAHYLSQKLPDKDLYATVLDQLTPEDVRVLAETEDELSRCGQFERVFPSPISSRYLRFFEQQRYFNILTNQWEQKYYANREKGRELLTSLCLMNYHTGAAPHSSLWSPQRSPGHSATCLNGCNKGDSTKPSRLPPSTEEQPKPFRPSPVHQSPAVHQQQDLSTSPLLAHILSNVPESALVM; this comes from the exons ATGGCATCAGTAGAGGCGCAGTTGTATATTTCTGACTTTAAAGGAGACGGCCATCAGAAGCTGACTACTACTAATCCAGGCACTCTTAAAGAACCTAAAAGTAACAGCCCTGCTGCAAAACTCTCGCCCGGCTGGAAGTTGAAGAGGGAACATGCCCATTTGGCTCGTGATCACCAGAATGCTTACTACAAGTTCCCTTGCCCTTACTGTGTGTTCTCTGAGCCCAGCAGGCCAACAACACCTTTAACGCCTTCTCCACCGACTGGACGACACTCGCTGCATGACTCCCTTGAAAGAACACTGGTTTTCCATAGGACTTCCAAAAAACCCTCAACTCCTTCCATAGGTCCAAAGGTAGAAAGTCAGAGGAATATCTCCACCCGATTTAGGTATCCACCTATCAGGCCTTTCCTTAAATCTGCCAAATCAGAAAGTGCCATGACGTCGTCTTTGGTAGATCAGTTCCACCTGCCAAGTGCAGCCGGCGAGCTCCCGGACGTTGGCATCAGAAGACCTTCCAGTGTGGCGGCCAAGCTGACCTCAGATCCTTCCAGGCCGGCCTTAATCACCAACTCGTTCCTACGACCAAACAGTGCTAAAGTGCCTTTGCATCCACACATAGACAAAAAGAAGATGCCTGCCCCCCCTCAGGTTGGAGCAAAGTCTGTTTCTTGGTCTTCTGCTGAGAGAGGAGACTTCGGCCAACCTAATAGGGTGGTACCTTCACGTCATCACACTGGCATTCGTGTCGGGACCGCTCCTTCAGCCAACACCGTGGAGGGCACAGCCAATGTAGAGGAAACTACATGGCACCTACTTGAAAATAATAAAGGTGCCACCTCTCCCCATAAAGGTGTCCAACTCACTGAGGCCGTGAGACGTTTGACCGGAAGTCATTTGCCTGTAAGATGTGAAGCACAACTTGAAATTTCTACTAAAGCTGTCTGCCAAAATGAAGGGACGTGTGCCAGCAGCGCACCCGCACAATCATCCTTACATCCTGGCCACCAAATAGACCTTGCACCTCGCAGCCTGGCATCAGAGGGTCCAGACCATAAAGGTGATGCCACCATCTGCAGCCAACAATCCAGTGCCCACCTTGTTGCCATGGAGGGTGACGTGTGCCTCCTTGATACCTCTGATCATCTTCAAACCTTGAAATGCGAACCCCTAACCCCAATGGCTGGAGAGACAAATCATCAAGGGAAGATAACTGTGATGGCTTCTGAGATCTCGacaatacattgtaacaagtctTGTGAAGTTGTAGCAAATCCCCTTGA TAatactgtgccaaactgtgagcagGACGGTGCTGAGGAGGAGCTCCCTGAAGGCTTGTACGACAgccaggaggaagaggaggatgacgaag ATCCTGCCATTATCCAAGCGTCCTCCGCTACATCATTTACAGACGCATCCAG GCAGTGTACTCAGAGTATGGACCCAGTGCCCTcagatgtggatttaattgtgaGACCCGCCCTCACCCCGAGCCTGTTCCCCAACATGTCCCCAACTATTTATTTTGCCACTCAGGATGAGAAGG TGGATCTTTTGCCTTGGCCTGAAAGAAAACTGCTGAAATGGAAAATTAGCACCGTGACCCCAAATATAGTAAAACAGACCATTGCAAGGTCCCACTTCCGGGTCACCAAAA AGAATCACGATTGGTTGGGTTGCTGGGGTCATCACATGAAGTCCACCGGCTTCAAAGCTATCCGAGGCTACCAGAAG CTGAACCATTTCCCAGGATCCTTTCAGATCGGAAGAAAAGACCGCCTGTGGAGAAACCTGTCCAAAATGCAGGTTCGCCACGGAAGGAAAGAATTCAACTTCTTCCCCCAGTCCTTTGTTCTGCCTCAAGACTTCAAACTGCTTAGAAAAGCCTGGGAGGAGGGCGGAACGCGGCAGAAATGGATCATAAAGCCG CCTGCATCAGCCAGAGGAATGGGGATCCAAGTGATCCATAAATGGAACCAGCTTCCGAAGAAGAGACCGCTGCTGGTACAGAG GTACCTGCACAAACCCTACCTCATCAGTGGCAGCAAGTTTGACTTGCGGATCTATGTTTACGTCACTTCGTATGACCCCCTCAGAGTGTACTTGTTTACCGATGGCCTGGTGCGCTTCGCCAGCTGCAA GTATTCATCATCCATGAAAAGCCTCAGCAACAAATTCATGCACTTGACAAACTACTCTGTGAATAAGAAGAATGTGGATTACAAGGCCAATACAGATGAGTCTGCCTGTCAGGGACATAAATG GGCACTTAAGGCGTTGTGGAGCTACCTCAACCAAAAAGGATTCAGTAGCGACAAAATCTGGGAGAAGATCAAAGAGATGGTGGTGAAGACAGTAATTGC CTCTGAGCCTTATGTGAACAGCCTAATGAAGATGAATGTCCAGAACCCGTACAGCTGCCATGAACTCTTTGGATTCGACATCATGTTGGACGAGAACCTGAAGCCGTGGGTTCTAGAAGTAAACATCTCTCCAAG TCTGCATTCTAATTCCCCGCTGGATGTGAAGATCAAAGGTCAGATGATCCGAGACCTCCTGAATCTGGCCGGCTTCCTGCTCCCCAATAAAGATGGCACATGCTCCAG TGTCTTGGGGAAGGATGGCCGATCAGCAGAGACTGTGAATGAAGAGAAGACGAAGCGCGCACATTATCTCAGCCAGAAGCTTCCCGATAAG GATCTCTATGCCACAGTCCTGGACCAGCTTACTCCAGAGGATGTGCGGGTCCTAGCGGAGACTGAAGATGAACTCTCGCGCTGTGGACAGTTCGAACGTGTCTTCCCTTCCCCCATCTCCTCGCGATATTTGCGCTTCTTTGAACAGCAACGTTATTTCAATATTCTAACCAACCAATGGGAGCAGAAATACTACGCCAATAGGGAGAAAG GGCGAGAACTACTGACAAGCCTGTGCCTGATGAACTATCACACCGGGGCCGCCCCACACTCCTCACTG TGGTCACCGCAGAGATCTCCGGGTCACAGTGCGACGTGTCTCAATGGCTGCAATAAAGGGGATTCTACAAAACCCAG CAGATTGCCCCCTTCCACAGAGGAACAACCGAAACCATTCAGGCCGTCCCCGGTCCATCAGAGTCCTGCAGTCCATCAGCAGCAAGACCTCAGCACCAGCCCCCTCCTCGCTCATATTCTGTCTAACGTGCCAGAATctgccttggtcatgtga
- the TTLL4 gene encoding tubulin monoglutamylase TTLL4 isoform X2, with product MASVEAQLYISDFKGDGHQKLTTTNPGTLKEPKSNSPAAKLSPGWKLKREHAHLARDHQNAYYKFPCPYCVFSEPSRPTTPLTPSPPTGRHSLHDSLERTLVFHRTSKKPSTPSIGPKVESQRNISTRFRYPPIRPFLKSAKSESAMTSSLVDQFHLPSAAGELPDVGIRRPSSVAAKLTSDPSRPALITNSFLRPNSAKVPLHPHIDKKKMPAPPQVGAKSVSWSSAERGDFGQPNRVVPSRHHTGIRVGTAPSANTVEGTANVEETTWHLLENNKGATSPHKGVQLTEAVRRLTGSHLPVRCEAQLEISTKAVCQNEGTCASSAPAQSSLHPGHQIDLAPRSLASEGPDHKGDATICSQQSSAHLVAMEGDVCLLDTSDHLQTLKCEPLTPMAGETNHQGKITVMASEISTIHCNKSCEVVANPLDNTVPNCEQDGAEEELPEGLYDSQEEEEDDEDPAIIQASSATSFTDASRQCTQSMDPVPSDVDLIVRPALTPSLFPNMSPTIYFATQDEKVDLLPWPERKLLKWKISTVTPNIVKQTIARSHFRVTKKNHDWLGCWGHHMKSTGFKAIRGYQKLNHFPGSFQIGRKDRLWRNLSKMQVRHGRKEFNFFPQSFVLPQDFKLLRKAWEEGGTRQKWIIKPPASARGMGIQVIHKWNQLPKKRPLLVQRYLHKPYLISGSKFDLRIYVYVTSYDPLRVYLFTDGLVRFASCKYSSSMKSLSNKFMHLTNYSVNKKNVDYKANTDESACQGHKWALKALWSYLNQKGFSSDKIWEKIKEMVVKTVIASEPYVNSLMKMNVQNPYSCHELFGFDIMLDENLKPWVLEVNISPSLHSNSPLDVKIKGQMIRDLLNLAGFLLPNKDGTCSSVLGKDGRSAETVNEEKTKRAHYLSQKLPDKDLYATVLDQLTPEDVRVLAETEDELSRCGQFERVFPSPISSRYLRFFEQQRYFNILTNQWEQKYYANREKGRELLTSLCLMNYHTGAAPHSSLWSPQRSPGHSATCLNGCNKGDSTKPRLPPSTEEQPKPFRPSPVHQSPAVHQQQDLSTSPLLAHILSNVPESALVM from the exons ATGGCATCAGTAGAGGCGCAGTTGTATATTTCTGACTTTAAAGGAGACGGCCATCAGAAGCTGACTACTACTAATCCAGGCACTCTTAAAGAACCTAAAAGTAACAGCCCTGCTGCAAAACTCTCGCCCGGCTGGAAGTTGAAGAGGGAACATGCCCATTTGGCTCGTGATCACCAGAATGCTTACTACAAGTTCCCTTGCCCTTACTGTGTGTTCTCTGAGCCCAGCAGGCCAACAACACCTTTAACGCCTTCTCCACCGACTGGACGACACTCGCTGCATGACTCCCTTGAAAGAACACTGGTTTTCCATAGGACTTCCAAAAAACCCTCAACTCCTTCCATAGGTCCAAAGGTAGAAAGTCAGAGGAATATCTCCACCCGATTTAGGTATCCACCTATCAGGCCTTTCCTTAAATCTGCCAAATCAGAAAGTGCCATGACGTCGTCTTTGGTAGATCAGTTCCACCTGCCAAGTGCAGCCGGCGAGCTCCCGGACGTTGGCATCAGAAGACCTTCCAGTGTGGCGGCCAAGCTGACCTCAGATCCTTCCAGGCCGGCCTTAATCACCAACTCGTTCCTACGACCAAACAGTGCTAAAGTGCCTTTGCATCCACACATAGACAAAAAGAAGATGCCTGCCCCCCCTCAGGTTGGAGCAAAGTCTGTTTCTTGGTCTTCTGCTGAGAGAGGAGACTTCGGCCAACCTAATAGGGTGGTACCTTCACGTCATCACACTGGCATTCGTGTCGGGACCGCTCCTTCAGCCAACACCGTGGAGGGCACAGCCAATGTAGAGGAAACTACATGGCACCTACTTGAAAATAATAAAGGTGCCACCTCTCCCCATAAAGGTGTCCAACTCACTGAGGCCGTGAGACGTTTGACCGGAAGTCATTTGCCTGTAAGATGTGAAGCACAACTTGAAATTTCTACTAAAGCTGTCTGCCAAAATGAAGGGACGTGTGCCAGCAGCGCACCCGCACAATCATCCTTACATCCTGGCCACCAAATAGACCTTGCACCTCGCAGCCTGGCATCAGAGGGTCCAGACCATAAAGGTGATGCCACCATCTGCAGCCAACAATCCAGTGCCCACCTTGTTGCCATGGAGGGTGACGTGTGCCTCCTTGATACCTCTGATCATCTTCAAACCTTGAAATGCGAACCCCTAACCCCAATGGCTGGAGAGACAAATCATCAAGGGAAGATAACTGTGATGGCTTCTGAGATCTCGacaatacattgtaacaagtctTGTGAAGTTGTAGCAAATCCCCTTGA TAatactgtgccaaactgtgagcagGACGGTGCTGAGGAGGAGCTCCCTGAAGGCTTGTACGACAgccaggaggaagaggaggatgacgaag ATCCTGCCATTATCCAAGCGTCCTCCGCTACATCATTTACAGACGCATCCAG GCAGTGTACTCAGAGTATGGACCCAGTGCCCTcagatgtggatttaattgtgaGACCCGCCCTCACCCCGAGCCTGTTCCCCAACATGTCCCCAACTATTTATTTTGCCACTCAGGATGAGAAGG TGGATCTTTTGCCTTGGCCTGAAAGAAAACTGCTGAAATGGAAAATTAGCACCGTGACCCCAAATATAGTAAAACAGACCATTGCAAGGTCCCACTTCCGGGTCACCAAAA AGAATCACGATTGGTTGGGTTGCTGGGGTCATCACATGAAGTCCACCGGCTTCAAAGCTATCCGAGGCTACCAGAAG CTGAACCATTTCCCAGGATCCTTTCAGATCGGAAGAAAAGACCGCCTGTGGAGAAACCTGTCCAAAATGCAGGTTCGCCACGGAAGGAAAGAATTCAACTTCTTCCCCCAGTCCTTTGTTCTGCCTCAAGACTTCAAACTGCTTAGAAAAGCCTGGGAGGAGGGCGGAACGCGGCAGAAATGGATCATAAAGCCG CCTGCATCAGCCAGAGGAATGGGGATCCAAGTGATCCATAAATGGAACCAGCTTCCGAAGAAGAGACCGCTGCTGGTACAGAG GTACCTGCACAAACCCTACCTCATCAGTGGCAGCAAGTTTGACTTGCGGATCTATGTTTACGTCACTTCGTATGACCCCCTCAGAGTGTACTTGTTTACCGATGGCCTGGTGCGCTTCGCCAGCTGCAA GTATTCATCATCCATGAAAAGCCTCAGCAACAAATTCATGCACTTGACAAACTACTCTGTGAATAAGAAGAATGTGGATTACAAGGCCAATACAGATGAGTCTGCCTGTCAGGGACATAAATG GGCACTTAAGGCGTTGTGGAGCTACCTCAACCAAAAAGGATTCAGTAGCGACAAAATCTGGGAGAAGATCAAAGAGATGGTGGTGAAGACAGTAATTGC CTCTGAGCCTTATGTGAACAGCCTAATGAAGATGAATGTCCAGAACCCGTACAGCTGCCATGAACTCTTTGGATTCGACATCATGTTGGACGAGAACCTGAAGCCGTGGGTTCTAGAAGTAAACATCTCTCCAAG TCTGCATTCTAATTCCCCGCTGGATGTGAAGATCAAAGGTCAGATGATCCGAGACCTCCTGAATCTGGCCGGCTTCCTGCTCCCCAATAAAGATGGCACATGCTCCAG TGTCTTGGGGAAGGATGGCCGATCAGCAGAGACTGTGAATGAAGAGAAGACGAAGCGCGCACATTATCTCAGCCAGAAGCTTCCCGATAAG GATCTCTATGCCACAGTCCTGGACCAGCTTACTCCAGAGGATGTGCGGGTCCTAGCGGAGACTGAAGATGAACTCTCGCGCTGTGGACAGTTCGAACGTGTCTTCCCTTCCCCCATCTCCTCGCGATATTTGCGCTTCTTTGAACAGCAACGTTATTTCAATATTCTAACCAACCAATGGGAGCAGAAATACTACGCCAATAGGGAGAAAG GGCGAGAACTACTGACAAGCCTGTGCCTGATGAACTATCACACCGGGGCCGCCCCACACTCCTCACTG TGGTCACCGCAGAGATCTCCGGGTCACAGTGCGACGTGTCTCAATGGCTGCAATAAAGGGGATTCTACAAAACCCAG ATTGCCCCCTTCCACAGAGGAACAACCGAAACCATTCAGGCCGTCCCCGGTCCATCAGAGTCCTGCAGTCCATCAGCAGCAAGACCTCAGCACCAGCCCCCTCCTCGCTCATATTCTGTCTAACGTGCCAGAATctgccttggtcatgtga
- the TTLL4 gene encoding tubulin monoglutamylase TTLL4 isoform X3, producing the protein MASVEAQLYISDFKGDGHQKLTTTNPGTLKEPKSNSPAAKLSPGWKLKREHAHLARDHQNAYYKFPCPYCVFSEPSRPTTPLTPSPPTGRHSLHDSLERTLVFHRTSKKPSTPSIGPKVESQRNISTRFRYPPIRPFLKSAKSESAMTSSLVDQFHLPSAAGELPDVGIRRPSSVAAKLTSDPSRPALITNSFLRPNSAKVPLHPHIDKKKMPAPPQVGAKSVSWSSAERGDFGQPNRVVPSRHHTGIRVGTAPSANTVEGTANVEETTWHLLENNKGATSPHKGVQLTEAVRRLTGSHLPVRCEAQLEISTKAVCQNEGTCASSAPAQSSLHPGHQIDLAPRSLASEGPDHKGDATICSQQSSAHLVAMEGDVCLLDTSDHLQTLKCEPLTPMAGETNHQGKITVMASEISTIHCNKSCEVVANPLDNTVPNCEQDGAEEELPEGLYDSQEEEEDDEDPAIIQASSATSFTDASRQCTQSMDPVPSDVDLIVRPALTPSLFPNMSPTIYFATQDEKVDLLPWPERKLLKWKISTVTPNIVKQTIARSHFRVTKKNHDWLGCWGHHMKSTGFKAIRGYQKLNHFPGSFQIGRKDRLWRNLSKMQVRHGRKEFNFFPQSFVLPQDFKLLRKAWEEGGTRQKWIIKPPASARGMGIQVIHKWNQLPKKRPLLVQRYLHKPYLISGSKFDLRIYVYVTSYDPLRVYLFTDGLVRFASCKYSSSMKSLSNKFMHLTNYSVNKKNVDYKANTDESACQGHKWALKALWSYLNQKGFSSDKIWEKIKEMVVKTVIASEPYVNSLMKMNVQNPYSCHELFGFDIMLDENLKPWVLEVNISPSLHSNSPLDVKIKGQMIRDLLNLAGFLLPNKDGTCSR; encoded by the exons ATGGCATCAGTAGAGGCGCAGTTGTATATTTCTGACTTTAAAGGAGACGGCCATCAGAAGCTGACTACTACTAATCCAGGCACTCTTAAAGAACCTAAAAGTAACAGCCCTGCTGCAAAACTCTCGCCCGGCTGGAAGTTGAAGAGGGAACATGCCCATTTGGCTCGTGATCACCAGAATGCTTACTACAAGTTCCCTTGCCCTTACTGTGTGTTCTCTGAGCCCAGCAGGCCAACAACACCTTTAACGCCTTCTCCACCGACTGGACGACACTCGCTGCATGACTCCCTTGAAAGAACACTGGTTTTCCATAGGACTTCCAAAAAACCCTCAACTCCTTCCATAGGTCCAAAGGTAGAAAGTCAGAGGAATATCTCCACCCGATTTAGGTATCCACCTATCAGGCCTTTCCTTAAATCTGCCAAATCAGAAAGTGCCATGACGTCGTCTTTGGTAGATCAGTTCCACCTGCCAAGTGCAGCCGGCGAGCTCCCGGACGTTGGCATCAGAAGACCTTCCAGTGTGGCGGCCAAGCTGACCTCAGATCCTTCCAGGCCGGCCTTAATCACCAACTCGTTCCTACGACCAAACAGTGCTAAAGTGCCTTTGCATCCACACATAGACAAAAAGAAGATGCCTGCCCCCCCTCAGGTTGGAGCAAAGTCTGTTTCTTGGTCTTCTGCTGAGAGAGGAGACTTCGGCCAACCTAATAGGGTGGTACCTTCACGTCATCACACTGGCATTCGTGTCGGGACCGCTCCTTCAGCCAACACCGTGGAGGGCACAGCCAATGTAGAGGAAACTACATGGCACCTACTTGAAAATAATAAAGGTGCCACCTCTCCCCATAAAGGTGTCCAACTCACTGAGGCCGTGAGACGTTTGACCGGAAGTCATTTGCCTGTAAGATGTGAAGCACAACTTGAAATTTCTACTAAAGCTGTCTGCCAAAATGAAGGGACGTGTGCCAGCAGCGCACCCGCACAATCATCCTTACATCCTGGCCACCAAATAGACCTTGCACCTCGCAGCCTGGCATCAGAGGGTCCAGACCATAAAGGTGATGCCACCATCTGCAGCCAACAATCCAGTGCCCACCTTGTTGCCATGGAGGGTGACGTGTGCCTCCTTGATACCTCTGATCATCTTCAAACCTTGAAATGCGAACCCCTAACCCCAATGGCTGGAGAGACAAATCATCAAGGGAAGATAACTGTGATGGCTTCTGAGATCTCGacaatacattgtaacaagtctTGTGAAGTTGTAGCAAATCCCCTTGA TAatactgtgccaaactgtgagcagGACGGTGCTGAGGAGGAGCTCCCTGAAGGCTTGTACGACAgccaggaggaagaggaggatgacgaag ATCCTGCCATTATCCAAGCGTCCTCCGCTACATCATTTACAGACGCATCCAG GCAGTGTACTCAGAGTATGGACCCAGTGCCCTcagatgtggatttaattgtgaGACCCGCCCTCACCCCGAGCCTGTTCCCCAACATGTCCCCAACTATTTATTTTGCCACTCAGGATGAGAAGG TGGATCTTTTGCCTTGGCCTGAAAGAAAACTGCTGAAATGGAAAATTAGCACCGTGACCCCAAATATAGTAAAACAGACCATTGCAAGGTCCCACTTCCGGGTCACCAAAA AGAATCACGATTGGTTGGGTTGCTGGGGTCATCACATGAAGTCCACCGGCTTCAAAGCTATCCGAGGCTACCAGAAG CTGAACCATTTCCCAGGATCCTTTCAGATCGGAAGAAAAGACCGCCTGTGGAGAAACCTGTCCAAAATGCAGGTTCGCCACGGAAGGAAAGAATTCAACTTCTTCCCCCAGTCCTTTGTTCTGCCTCAAGACTTCAAACTGCTTAGAAAAGCCTGGGAGGAGGGCGGAACGCGGCAGAAATGGATCATAAAGCCG CCTGCATCAGCCAGAGGAATGGGGATCCAAGTGATCCATAAATGGAACCAGCTTCCGAAGAAGAGACCGCTGCTGGTACAGAG GTACCTGCACAAACCCTACCTCATCAGTGGCAGCAAGTTTGACTTGCGGATCTATGTTTACGTCACTTCGTATGACCCCCTCAGAGTGTACTTGTTTACCGATGGCCTGGTGCGCTTCGCCAGCTGCAA GTATTCATCATCCATGAAAAGCCTCAGCAACAAATTCATGCACTTGACAAACTACTCTGTGAATAAGAAGAATGTGGATTACAAGGCCAATACAGATGAGTCTGCCTGTCAGGGACATAAATG GGCACTTAAGGCGTTGTGGAGCTACCTCAACCAAAAAGGATTCAGTAGCGACAAAATCTGGGAGAAGATCAAAGAGATGGTGGTGAAGACAGTAATTGC CTCTGAGCCTTATGTGAACAGCCTAATGAAGATGAATGTCCAGAACCCGTACAGCTGCCATGAACTCTTTGGATTCGACATCATGTTGGACGAGAACCTGAAGCCGTGGGTTCTAGAAGTAAACATCTCTCCAAG TCTGCATTCTAATTCCCCGCTGGATGTGAAGATCAAAGGTCAGATGATCCGAGACCTCCTGAATCTGGCCGGCTTCCTGCTCCCCAATAAAGATGGCACATGCTCCAGGTGA